Proteins encoded by one window of Kribbella italica:
- a CDS encoding MGH1-like glycoside hydrolase domain-containing protein: MSLRSAAKQVLLGNWTGHSTVPSRSLYPHQWSWDSAFIAIGLRHLSPRRAQVELESLFGSQWSDGRIPHISFSPAVARDAYFPGPDFWQATTTGGVETSGIIQPPVHALAAWLTHQADEAESVRRGFLPRVYPKLVAWHTYLRTRRDLGGRGLVAIVHPWESGMDNSPAWDDALARVTPAPLDSFTRRDTDHASPADRPTDLDYGRYVQLAATYRDHQYDDAATPFEFALDDPAFNALLIASEHALADIAEALGLDPTHHLKAAEELTKALGELFTNGLFHARDLRASAEVASGSAGSAEAGAPGVLVPAGTISGLIPLIVPGLPQAADLLATARGERFGLGQVHLVPSYDLTGPAFERERYWRGPSWFNTAWLIHRGLTTLNEQDQADQLRDDLLKLADSTDFAEYVDPYDGSPRGAQIFSWTAAVTLDLLSCR, translated from the coding sequence ATGAGCCTGCGATCAGCGGCGAAGCAGGTCCTTCTCGGCAACTGGACCGGCCATTCCACGGTCCCGTCCCGCTCGCTCTATCCACACCAGTGGAGCTGGGACTCGGCGTTCATCGCCATCGGCCTGCGCCACCTCTCACCCCGTCGCGCCCAGGTCGAGCTGGAATCGTTGTTCGGCTCCCAGTGGTCCGACGGCCGGATCCCGCACATCAGCTTCTCCCCCGCCGTCGCCCGCGACGCCTACTTCCCCGGCCCCGACTTCTGGCAGGCCACGACGACCGGCGGCGTCGAAACCTCGGGCATCATCCAGCCCCCGGTGCACGCGCTGGCCGCCTGGCTCACCCACCAAGCCGACGAGGCCGAATCCGTACGCCGGGGCTTCCTCCCCCGCGTCTACCCCAAGCTCGTTGCCTGGCACACCTATCTCCGCACCCGCCGCGACCTCGGCGGCCGCGGGTTGGTCGCGATCGTCCACCCCTGGGAGTCCGGCATGGACAACAGCCCGGCCTGGGACGACGCGCTGGCGCGAGTCACCCCCGCACCGCTCGACTCGTTCACCCGCCGGGACACCGACCACGCCAGCCCGGCTGACCGCCCCACCGATCTCGACTACGGCCGCTACGTCCAACTCGCGGCGACCTACCGGGACCACCAGTACGACGACGCCGCCACGCCCTTCGAGTTCGCCCTCGATGATCCGGCGTTCAACGCGCTGCTGATCGCCTCCGAGCACGCACTGGCAGACATCGCGGAAGCCCTCGGCCTGGATCCCACCCACCACTTGAAGGCCGCCGAAGAACTGACGAAGGCGCTGGGCGAGCTCTTCACCAACGGCCTCTTCCACGCTCGCGACCTCCGCGCAAGCGCGGAGGTCGCGAGCGGAAGTGCGGGGAGCGCGGAGGCGGGCGCTCCGGGCGTGCTCGTGCCGGCCGGCACCATCTCCGGCCTGATCCCACTGATCGTCCCCGGTCTCCCACAAGCCGCCGACCTCCTGGCCACCGCCCGCGGCGAGCGCTTCGGGCTCGGGCAGGTCCACCTCGTCCCGAGCTACGACCTCACCGGTCCCGCCTTCGAGCGCGAGCGCTACTGGCGCGGCCCGAGCTGGTTCAACACCGCCTGGCTGATCCACCGGGGCCTGACGACCCTCAACGAGCAGGACCAGGCCGACCAGCTGCGGGACGACCTGCTGAAGCTTGCCGACAGCACCGACTTCGCCGAGTACGTCGACCCGTACGACGGCTCGCCGCGCGGCGCCCAGATCTTCAGCTGGACCGCCGCAGTCACCTTGGACTTGCTCAGCTGTAGGTGA
- the cimA gene encoding citramalate synthase produces the protein MSGSDDFHVYDTTLRDGAQQEGLALSVADKIAIAQHLDDLGVGFIEGGWPGAVPKDTEFFARARTELHLRHATFAAFGATCKPGAVAADDPQVAALRDSGADVVTLVAKSHDAHVERALRTTLDENLRMVADTVKHLREHGQRVFLDTEHFFDGYRANQAYALEVVRVAAEAGADVVALCDTNGGSLPRELQDVVREVLEATGARLGIHAHNDGGCAVANSIAAVEAGATHVQGTINGYGERTGNADLLAVVANLELKRGMELLPPGKLAESFRIAHAIAEVTNVPSSARQPYVGLSAFAHKAGLHASAIKVDPDLYQHTDPALVGNDMRMLVSEMAGRASVELKGRELGFDLGNDKDLVGRVTERVKEMEARGYTFESADASFELLLTEEVTGERASFFDVESWRVITESRAEGEAVSEATVKLVAGGEREVVTGEGNGPVNALDHALRAAIERAYPVVNKFDLVDYKVRILDQGHGTDAVIRVLIQTGDGEGSWVTVGVGHNIVEASWEALVDGVTFGLLRHKEVVR, from the coding sequence GTGAGCGGATCCGACGATTTCCACGTCTACGACACCACTCTGCGCGACGGCGCGCAGCAGGAGGGTCTGGCGCTGTCCGTGGCCGACAAGATCGCCATTGCGCAGCACCTGGACGACTTGGGCGTCGGGTTCATCGAGGGTGGCTGGCCGGGTGCGGTCCCGAAGGACACCGAGTTCTTCGCCCGGGCGCGGACCGAGCTGCACCTGCGGCACGCGACGTTCGCCGCGTTCGGCGCGACCTGCAAGCCGGGAGCGGTCGCGGCCGACGACCCGCAGGTCGCCGCGCTGCGGGACTCCGGCGCGGACGTCGTCACGCTGGTTGCCAAGAGCCACGACGCGCACGTCGAGCGGGCGCTGCGGACGACGCTCGACGAGAACCTGCGGATGGTCGCGGACACCGTGAAGCACCTGCGCGAGCACGGCCAGCGGGTGTTCCTCGACACCGAGCACTTCTTCGACGGGTACCGGGCCAACCAGGCGTACGCGCTCGAGGTGGTCCGGGTCGCGGCCGAGGCCGGCGCCGACGTGGTCGCGCTGTGCGACACCAACGGCGGCTCGCTGCCGCGCGAGCTGCAGGACGTCGTACGGGAAGTACTGGAGGCGACCGGGGCGCGGCTCGGCATCCACGCCCACAACGACGGCGGCTGCGCGGTGGCGAACTCGATCGCGGCCGTGGAGGCCGGGGCGACGCACGTGCAGGGCACGATCAACGGGTACGGCGAACGGACCGGCAACGCGGACCTCCTGGCCGTCGTGGCCAACCTCGAGCTCAAGCGCGGGATGGAGCTGCTCCCGCCGGGCAAGCTGGCCGAGTCGTTCCGGATCGCGCACGCGATCGCCGAGGTGACCAACGTCCCGTCGTCCGCGCGGCAGCCGTACGTCGGGCTGTCGGCGTTCGCCCACAAGGCCGGGCTGCACGCCAGCGCGATCAAGGTCGACCCGGATCTCTACCAGCACACGGATCCGGCGCTGGTCGGCAACGACATGCGAATGCTGGTCTCCGAGATGGCCGGGCGGGCGAGTGTCGAGCTGAAGGGCCGCGAGCTCGGGTTCGACCTCGGCAACGACAAGGACCTGGTCGGGCGGGTGACCGAGCGGGTCAAGGAGATGGAGGCCCGCGGGTACACCTTCGAGTCGGCCGACGCGTCGTTCGAGCTGCTGCTGACCGAGGAGGTCACCGGCGAGCGGGCGAGCTTCTTCGACGTCGAGTCGTGGCGGGTGATCACCGAGTCGCGCGCCGAGGGCGAGGCGGTCTCCGAGGCGACGGTGAAGTTGGTAGCCGGCGGCGAGCGCGAGGTGGTCACCGGTGAGGGCAACGGTCCGGTCAACGCGTTGGACCACGCGCTGCGCGCCGCGATCGAGCGGGCCTACCCGGTGGTGAACAAGTTCGACCTGGTCGACTACAAGGTGCGGATCCTCGACCAGGGGCATGGGACGGACGCGGTCATCAGAGTCCTCATCCAGACCGGTGACGGAGAGGGATCGTGGGTGACCGTCGGGGTCGGCCACAACATCGTCGAAGCGTCCTGGGAGGCGCTCGTCGATGGCGTCACGTTCGGTCTGCTGCGTCACAAGGAGGTCGTGCGATGA
- a CDS encoding branched-chain amino acid aminotransferase produces MSADLQFTVEPNTQPASDDQRATILANPGFGQYFTDHMAIATWNAEFGWHDARITAFGPLELSPATSVFHYAQTIFEGMKAYRHPDDSIHTFRPDANAARFNRSAHRLALPELPETAFLDSLTKLVELDKAWVPSGGETSLYLRPFMFGSDPFLGVRPSAQVTYCVIASPAGSYFAKGVKPVRIWLSEEYTRAAPGGTGAAKTGGNYASSLLAQAEAIEQGCDQVAFLDAVEKKWVEELGGMNLYFVLDDGSVVTPELSGTILEGVTRDSILKLVTDLGHTVTERKISIDEWRDGAASGRIREVFACGTAAVITPVASLKWNGGEVQVADGNGGPVTAAVRSALLDLQYGRTPDTHGWMSRIC; encoded by the coding sequence ATGAGCGCCGATCTGCAGTTCACCGTTGAGCCCAACACCCAACCGGCCAGCGACGACCAGCGCGCCACGATCCTGGCGAACCCAGGGTTCGGGCAGTACTTCACCGACCACATGGCGATCGCCACGTGGAACGCGGAGTTCGGCTGGCACGACGCGAGGATCACCGCCTTCGGACCGCTGGAGCTGTCTCCGGCGACCTCGGTGTTCCACTACGCCCAGACCATCTTCGAGGGGATGAAGGCCTACCGGCACCCCGACGACTCGATCCACACCTTCCGGCCCGACGCCAACGCGGCCCGGTTCAACCGGTCGGCGCACCGACTCGCGCTGCCGGAGCTGCCGGAGACGGCCTTTCTCGACTCGCTGACCAAGCTGGTCGAGCTGGACAAGGCGTGGGTGCCCAGTGGCGGCGAGACCTCGCTGTACCTGCGGCCGTTCATGTTCGGCTCGGACCCGTTCCTCGGTGTCCGCCCGTCGGCCCAGGTCACGTACTGCGTGATCGCGTCGCCGGCCGGCTCGTACTTCGCCAAGGGCGTCAAGCCGGTCCGGATCTGGCTCAGCGAGGAGTACACCCGCGCCGCGCCCGGTGGGACCGGCGCGGCCAAGACCGGTGGCAACTACGCCTCGTCGCTGCTGGCCCAGGCCGAGGCGATCGAGCAGGGCTGCGACCAGGTCGCGTTCCTGGACGCGGTCGAGAAGAAGTGGGTCGAAGAGCTCGGCGGGATGAACCTGTACTTCGTGCTCGACGACGGCTCCGTGGTCACCCCCGAGCTGTCCGGCACGATCCTCGAGGGCGTCACCCGGGACTCGATCCTGAAACTCGTCACCGACCTCGGCCACACCGTCACCGAGCGCAAGATCTCGATCGACGAGTGGCGCGACGGCGCGGCGTCCGGCCGGATCCGCGAGGTGTTCGCCTGCGGTACGGCGGCCGTCATCACGCCGGTCGCGTCCCTGAAGTGGAACGGCGGCGAGGTCCAGGTCGCCGACGGCAACGGCGGCCCGGTCACCGCGGCGGTCCGCAGTGCGCTGCTCGACCTCCAGTACGGCCGGACCCCGGACACCCACGGCTGGATGAGCAGGATCTGCTGA
- a CDS encoding 3-isopropylmalate dehydrogenase — protein MSTQKTFTLAVVGGDGIGPEVTAEALKVLDAVSAVHGVTFDRTEYDLGAKRWHATGETLPDAELAEIRQHDAILLGAVGDPTVPSGVLERGLLLKLRFALDHYVNLRPSKIYPSVGSPLAAPGEVDFVVVREGTEGPYVGNGGALRVGTPAEIATEVSVNTAYGVERVVRDAFARAQARPRKKLTLVHKNNVLVHAGHLWKRTVDAVATEFPDIAVDYLHVDAATIFLVTDPARFDVIVTDNLFGDILTDLAAAISGGIGLAASGNINPDKTAPSMFEPVHGSAPDIAGQQKADPTAAILSAALLCDHLGLTEAAAAIEAAVTADIEERTAGGARTTSEIGDAIAKRAAG, from the coding sequence GTGAGCACACAGAAGACCTTCACGCTGGCCGTCGTCGGTGGCGACGGGATCGGGCCCGAGGTGACGGCCGAGGCACTCAAGGTGCTCGACGCGGTCAGCGCGGTCCACGGCGTGACGTTCGACCGGACCGAGTACGACCTGGGCGCGAAGCGCTGGCACGCGACCGGCGAGACGCTGCCGGACGCCGAGCTCGCGGAGATTCGCCAGCACGACGCGATCCTGCTCGGCGCCGTCGGCGACCCGACCGTGCCGTCCGGCGTTCTCGAGCGTGGTCTGCTGCTCAAGCTGCGGTTCGCCCTGGACCACTACGTGAACCTGCGGCCGTCGAAGATCTACCCGTCGGTGGGTTCCCCGCTGGCCGCCCCGGGCGAGGTCGACTTCGTCGTCGTCCGCGAGGGCACCGAGGGCCCGTACGTCGGCAACGGCGGCGCCCTGCGCGTCGGCACGCCGGCCGAGATCGCCACCGAGGTGTCGGTCAACACGGCGTACGGCGTGGAGCGGGTCGTCCGGGACGCGTTCGCGCGGGCCCAGGCCCGGCCGCGCAAGAAGCTCACGCTCGTGCACAAGAACAACGTGCTCGTGCACGCCGGGCACCTGTGGAAGCGGACCGTCGACGCGGTCGCGACCGAGTTCCCCGACATCGCGGTCGACTACCTGCACGTGGACGCGGCGACCATCTTCCTGGTCACCGACCCGGCGCGGTTCGACGTGATCGTCACCGACAACCTGTTCGGCGACATCCTCACCGACCTCGCCGCGGCGATCAGCGGTGGGATCGGGCTGGCCGCGAGCGGCAACATCAACCCGGACAAGACCGCGCCGAGCATGTTCGAGCCGGTGCACGGCTCCGCGCCGGACATCGCCGGTCAGCAGAAGGCGGACCCGACCGCGGCGATCCTGTCGGCGGCGCTGCTGTGCGACCACCTCGGCCTGACCGAGGCCGCGGCCGCGATCGAGGCCGCGGTGACCGCGGACATCGAGGAGCGCACCGCCGGTGGCGCCCGGACCACGTCGGAGATCGGTGACGCGATCGCCAAGCGCGCGGCCGGGTGA
- a CDS encoding class I SAM-dependent methyltransferase, which produces MSAPPELPPLVSAALSLSGRRGFVSSTRNETGRLLATLAASRTGTVGELGTGCGVGSAWLRSGVAEGTKIVTAESDPELAKAVAELFAADERIEVVEADWTALIERGPFSLLFVDAREAKLSARDVVAEVVEPGGFVVLDDFTPSAVWPPMYEGRVDTLRQEWLQDKRFTTVEVMVAPDAAVLLATRR; this is translated from the coding sequence GTGAGCGCTCCCCCAGAACTGCCGCCGCTGGTGTCGGCGGCCCTCAGCCTGTCCGGCCGGCGCGGATTCGTCAGCTCGACCCGTAACGAGACCGGCCGGCTGCTCGCGACCCTTGCGGCGTCGCGGACCGGTACGGTCGGCGAACTCGGCACGGGCTGCGGGGTCGGCTCGGCCTGGCTGCGCAGCGGCGTGGCCGAAGGGACGAAGATCGTCACCGCCGAGAGTGATCCCGAGCTCGCCAAGGCGGTGGCCGAGCTGTTCGCCGCCGACGAGCGGATCGAGGTCGTCGAGGCGGACTGGACCGCGCTGATCGAGCGCGGCCCGTTCTCACTGCTGTTCGTCGACGCGCGCGAGGCGAAGCTGTCCGCCCGCGACGTGGTCGCCGAGGTGGTCGAGCCCGGCGGGTTCGTCGTCCTCGACGACTTCACGCCGTCCGCGGTCTGGCCCCCGATGTACGAGGGCCGCGTCGACACCCTGCGCCAGGAGTGGCTGCAGGACAAGCGCTTCACCACCGTCGAGGTGATGGTCGCCCCCGACGCCGCCGTACTGCTCGCCACTCGGCGCTAG
- the serA gene encoding phosphoglycerate dehydrogenase — protein sequence MTDVTRPVVLIAEELSPATVEALGPDFEIRHANGADRAELIPAIADVDAILIRSATKVDAEALAAAKKLKVVARAGVGLDNVDVKAATQAGVMVVNAPTSNIVSAAELAVALLLAAARRVPAADQSLKNGEWKRSKYSGVELFEKTVGIVGLGKIGVLVAQRLAAFGMNVIAYDPYVQAGRAAQMGVRLASLDELLAASDFISVHLPKTPETIGLIGDEQLHKVKPEVIIVNAARGGIVDEQALYSALKEGRVAAAGLDVFAKEPCTDSPLFEFENVVATPHLGASTDEAQEKAGIAVAKSVRLALSGELVPDAVNVQGGVIAEEVRPGIALTEKLGRIFTALAGGVAQQLDVEVRGEITQYDVKVLELAALKGVFADVVEDNVSYVNAPLLAAERGLEVRLVTDHDSPEHRNLITLRGTLADGGQVSVSGTLVGVKQSERLVEIDGFDLEIELSAHLAFLSYEDRPGIVGAVGRILGESDINIAGMQVSRDRKGGKALVALSVDSSIPPAKLDDIASAVQADTARTVDLEA from the coding sequence ATGACTGACGTCACCCGACCCGTCGTCCTGATCGCCGAAGAGCTGTCTCCCGCCACCGTCGAGGCCCTCGGGCCGGACTTCGAGATCCGGCACGCCAACGGTGCCGACCGCGCCGAGCTGATTCCCGCGATCGCCGACGTGGACGCGATCCTGATCCGCAGCGCCACCAAGGTCGACGCCGAGGCGCTGGCCGCGGCGAAGAAGCTCAAGGTCGTCGCCCGCGCGGGCGTCGGTCTCGACAACGTCGACGTCAAGGCCGCCACCCAGGCCGGCGTGATGGTCGTGAACGCCCCGACCTCGAACATCGTCAGCGCCGCCGAGCTCGCGGTCGCGCTGCTGCTGGCCGCGGCCCGCCGCGTCCCGGCCGCCGACCAGTCGCTGAAGAACGGCGAGTGGAAGCGCAGCAAGTACTCCGGTGTCGAGCTGTTCGAGAAGACCGTCGGCATCGTCGGCCTCGGCAAGATCGGTGTCCTGGTCGCGCAGCGGCTGGCCGCCTTCGGGATGAACGTGATCGCCTACGACCCGTACGTGCAGGCCGGTCGCGCCGCGCAGATGGGGGTCCGGCTCGCGTCCCTGGACGAGCTGCTGGCCGCGTCCGACTTCATCTCCGTGCACCTGCCGAAGACGCCGGAGACGATCGGCCTGATCGGTGACGAGCAGCTGCACAAGGTCAAGCCCGAGGTCATCATCGTCAACGCCGCCCGCGGTGGCATCGTCGACGAGCAGGCGCTGTACTCCGCGCTGAAGGAGGGCCGCGTCGCGGCCGCCGGGCTGGACGTGTTCGCCAAGGAGCCGTGCACCGACTCCCCGCTGTTCGAGTTCGAGAACGTCGTGGCCACCCCGCACCTGGGCGCGTCCACCGACGAGGCGCAGGAGAAGGCCGGGATCGCGGTCGCCAAGTCCGTGCGCCTCGCGCTGTCCGGCGAGCTGGTCCCGGACGCGGTCAACGTCCAGGGCGGCGTGATCGCCGAGGAGGTCCGCCCGGGCATCGCGCTGACCGAGAAGCTGGGCCGGATCTTCACCGCGCTGGCCGGTGGCGTCGCGCAGCAGCTCGACGTCGAGGTCCGCGGCGAGATCACGCAGTACGACGTGAAGGTGCTCGAGCTGGCCGCGCTGAAGGGTGTCTTCGCGGACGTCGTCGAGGACAACGTCTCCTACGTGAACGCGCCGCTGCTGGCCGCCGAGCGGGGCCTCGAGGTCCGGCTCGTCACCGACCACGACAGCCCGGAGCACCGCAACCTGATCACCCTGCGCGGCACGCTGGCCGACGGCGGCCAGGTGTCGGTGTCCGGCACGCTGGTCGGTGTCAAGCAGTCCGAGCGGCTGGTCGAGATCGACGGGTTCGACCTGGAGATCGAGCTGTCGGCACACCTGGCGTTCCTCAGCTACGAGGACCGTCCGGGCATCGTCGGCGCGGTCGGCCGGATCCTGGGCGAGTCCGACATCAACATCGCGGGCATGCAGGTCAGCCGGGACCGCAAGGGCGGCAAGGCGCTGGTCGCGCTGAGCGTCGACTCGAGCATCCCGCCGGCCAAGCTGGACGACATCGCGTCCGCCGTACAGGCCGACACCGCGCGGACCGTCGACCTGGAGGCCTAG
- a CDS encoding trypsin-like peptidase domain-containing protein → MAEQGRGDLPRPPRRIPSWASENDETRLPSGPGTTIEPRRRTVDGGAGSEPPLPPRFRPRFVLPLVVFVLVLGAAAGWLVRADSLSLDPGDVLDSAGPVVVRVLATTCEGTGQASGVMLPGGTVLTATSAIRFPVSVAVLTQDGKVRRVTVRGVTADGVAVLTMAGRADKPTAVVAPKLPDPKADRALVGYDLTGRQVVSQVGTAEQPIPLTGLVDAGALGAPMVDRKGRLIGLLTGETVASGKIIDRDRLPLSPDAEGVTAAPTKTCQSRGPQSPVEPDLAVANTPLAGEVNTALAAYLNTLNLHDFDAMQLTYSQRLRALSSAKIDESKHGTSYAFGAVIEKVSAAGAAANAEMTFTVLFSPTSAQAKGQTCAQLRIQYHLVREQQKLRIDGAGTLKNEAGCETD, encoded by the coding sequence ATGGCTGAGCAGGGCCGCGGCGACCTGCCACGCCCGCCGCGCCGGATCCCGAGTTGGGCGAGCGAGAACGACGAGACGCGCCTGCCGAGCGGTCCGGGGACGACGATCGAGCCACGCCGGCGGACGGTGGACGGGGGAGCAGGCAGCGAGCCGCCGTTGCCGCCGAGGTTCCGGCCGCGGTTCGTGCTGCCGCTGGTGGTGTTCGTGCTCGTGCTCGGAGCCGCAGCGGGGTGGTTGGTGCGGGCGGACAGCCTGAGCCTGGACCCCGGCGACGTGCTGGACTCCGCCGGGCCCGTCGTGGTGCGGGTGCTGGCGACGACCTGCGAGGGCACGGGCCAGGCGTCCGGTGTGATGCTGCCCGGTGGAACCGTGCTGACGGCGACGTCGGCGATCCGGTTTCCGGTCTCGGTCGCCGTACTGACCCAGGACGGCAAGGTCCGGCGGGTCACCGTACGAGGCGTCACCGCCGACGGGGTCGCCGTTCTGACGATGGCCGGCCGGGCGGACAAGCCGACGGCCGTCGTCGCGCCGAAACTCCCCGACCCGAAGGCGGACCGGGCACTGGTCGGGTACGACCTGACCGGACGGCAAGTCGTCTCGCAGGTCGGCACGGCCGAGCAGCCGATCCCGCTCACGGGCCTCGTCGACGCAGGCGCCCTCGGTGCGCCGATGGTCGACCGCAAAGGCCGCCTGATCGGTCTGCTCACCGGTGAGACCGTTGCTTCCGGCAAGATCATCGATCGCGACCGGTTGCCCCTGAGCCCGGACGCGGAGGGCGTCACCGCGGCGCCGACCAAGACCTGTCAGTCGCGCGGGCCGCAGAGCCCGGTCGAGCCCGATCTCGCGGTGGCGAACACCCCGCTGGCCGGCGAGGTCAACACCGCCCTGGCCGCCTACCTGAACACGCTCAACCTGCACGACTTCGACGCCATGCAGCTCACCTACTCGCAGCGGCTGCGCGCGCTGAGCTCGGCGAAGATCGACGAGAGCAAGCACGGTACGTCGTACGCGTTCGGCGCGGTGATCGAGAAGGTCAGCGCCGCCGGAGCGGCCGCGAACGCCGAGATGACCTTCACGGTGCTGTTCTCGCCGACCAGCGCGCAGGCCAAGGGACAGACGTGCGCGCAGCTGCGGATCCAGTACCACCTGGTCCGTGAGCAGCAGAAGCTGCGGATCGACGGGGCGGGAACGTTGAAGAACGAAGCGGGCTGTGAGACCGACTGA
- the ilvC gene encoding ketol-acid reductoisomerase, which translates to MFYDDNADLSVIQGKNVAVLGYGSQGHAHALSLRDSGVDVRVGLPEGSKSRAKAEAQGLRVVTPAEACEEADVIVVLAPDPAQRALYKEAIEPNLVDGDALVFGHGFNIRFGYIKPPAGVDVFMVAPKGPGHLVRREYSEGRGVPVLVAVEQDATGKAWDLALAYAKGIGGLRAGGIKTTFTEETETDLFGEQAVLCGGVSALVQAGFETLTEAGYQPEVAYFECLHELKLIVDLMYEGGIAKQRWSVSDTAEYGDYVSGPRIIDASVKARMKDVLNDITDGTFAARFIADQDAGAPEFAEFRKASESHPIEAVGKDLRALMAWVKSHDADDYVEGTAAR; encoded by the coding sequence ATGTTCTACGACGACAACGCCGACCTGTCGGTGATCCAGGGCAAGAACGTGGCCGTCCTCGGCTACGGCTCCCAGGGCCACGCCCACGCGCTCTCGCTGCGCGACTCCGGTGTCGACGTCCGCGTCGGCCTGCCGGAAGGTTCCAAGAGCCGCGCCAAGGCCGAGGCCCAGGGCCTGCGGGTCGTCACGCCGGCCGAGGCCTGCGAGGAGGCCGACGTGATCGTCGTGCTGGCGCCGGACCCGGCCCAGCGGGCGCTCTACAAGGAGGCCATCGAGCCGAACCTGGTCGACGGCGACGCGCTCGTCTTCGGTCACGGCTTCAACATCCGGTTCGGCTACATCAAGCCCCCGGCCGGTGTCGACGTGTTCATGGTCGCGCCGAAGGGCCCGGGGCACCTGGTCCGTCGCGAGTACTCCGAGGGCCGGGGCGTCCCGGTCCTGGTCGCGGTCGAGCAGGACGCGACCGGCAAGGCGTGGGACCTCGCGCTGGCCTACGCCAAGGGCATCGGCGGCCTGCGCGCCGGCGGGATCAAGACCACCTTCACCGAGGAGACCGAGACCGACCTGTTCGGTGAGCAGGCCGTGCTCTGCGGTGGTGTCTCCGCGCTGGTCCAGGCCGGGTTCGAGACGCTGACCGAGGCCGGCTACCAGCCGGAGGTCGCGTACTTCGAGTGCCTGCACGAGCTCAAGCTGATCGTCGACCTGATGTACGAGGGCGGCATCGCCAAGCAGCGCTGGTCGGTCTCCGACACCGCCGAGTACGGCGACTACGTCTCCGGCCCGCGGATCATCGACGCGTCGGTGAAGGCCCGGATGAAGGACGTCCTCAACGACATCACCGACGGCACCTTCGCGGCCCGCTTCATCGCCGACCAGGACGCCGGCGCGCCGGAGTTCGCCGAGTTCCGCAAGGCCAGCGAGTCGCACCCGATCGAGGCCGTCGGCAAGGACCTGCGCGCGCTGATGGCGTGGGTCAAGTCGCACGACGCCGACGACTACGTCGAGGGCACCGCCGCGCGCTGA